DNA sequence from the Streptomyces sp. MST-110588 genome:
GCGGCGGGCACCCTGGGCCCTGTCGTCGAAGTAGCGTCGTCCGCCCGGAGCCGACGAGATTTTGACGACCGGGCCCCTAGGCTCTCCGCATGACCGGACAGCTCTCATTTCCCCGGCAACACGCCCGCACCCAACGCTTTTCCCTGGGCTCACCGCGTGGCTTCGCGGTCTCGCCGGACGGACGTCGCGTCACCTTCATCAGGTCCCGGACCGGTATCGATCGAGCGAATCTGCTGTGGGTCCTTGACCTGGACGAAGGCAGGGAGTTCGCGGTCGCCGACCCCGTGACCCTGCTCGCCGGGGCGGCCGAGGAACTCTCCCCCGAGGAGCGGGCGCGCCGCGAACGGACCCGCGAGGGATCGGCGGGGGTCGTCAACTACGCGGTGGACGCCGCGGTGGAGTTGGCCGCCTTCACCCTCTCCGGACGGCTGTTCGTCTCCGAACTGCGGGCCGGCACCACGCGCGAACTTCCCGTACCCGGTCCTGTCGTGGACCCCCGCCCGTCCCCGGACGGCCGTCACGTCGCATATGTATCGATGGGGGCCCTGCGGGTCGTCGCCACCGACGAAAGACCCGCGGAGCCGGACGCGACGCCGGCCAGCAGCACGCCCGGCAGCGACGCACCCGGAAGGGGCTCGCCCCACGGCGGCACTCCCGGCAGCGGCCTGGCCGAAAACCGACCATCCGGCGGCGGGCAGCACCGTACGGCCACGCCCGCCGGCCACCCGCTGCGCGACCGCGTCCTGGCCGAGCCCGACGGCCCCGGCGTCACCTGGGGACTCGCCGAGTTCATCGCCGCCGAGGAGATGGCCCGCCACCGCGGCTTCTGGTGGTCGCCCGACAGCGACCGGCTCCTGGCCGCCCGGGTCGACGAGTCGGCGGTGCAGCGCTGGTGGATCGCCGACCCCGCCCGCCCCGACCGGCGCCCCTCCGAGATCACCTATCCGGCGGCCGGCACCCCCAACGCCGATGTCGGCCTGGCCCTGCTCGACCTGGACGGCGGGCGTACGGACGTCGTCTGGGACCGCGAACGCTACCCCTACCTCGCGCGGGTCCACTGGTCCGCCGCGGGCCCGCCGCTGCTGCTGGTGCAGACCCGCGACCAGCGCGAGCAGCGTTACCTGACGGTCGACACCGCGACCGGGGCGACCAGCACCCTGCTCGTCGAACAGGACCCGGCGTGGCTGGAACTGCACCCCGGGGTGCCGGCCTGGACGCCGGACGGACGCCTGGTGCGGATCGCGGACGAGGACGGCGCGCGGAAGCTGTTCGTCGACGGCCGTCCGCTGACCGCGGCGCCGCTGCACGTACGGGCCGTCCTGGACATCGGCGAACAGGACGTCCTGTTCTCGGCGAGCGGCCGGGACAACCACGACATCGGCGTGTACCGCGCCTGCTACCGCCACGTCGGCGACGACGGGCACGGGACCGTGGACGAGGCAGGGGACGAGGCAGGGAGCCACGGCCGGCACACCACACCGCCCGCCGAAGCGGCCAAGGCGGCCAAGGCGGCCGAAGCGGCGCAAGGCTGGGAGCGGGTGGCCGCACGCCCGTACCCGTCCGTCTCCTCCGCCGTACGGGCCGGTGAGATCACCGTGCTCTCCCATCTGTCCGCCGAGCACCCGCGGACCGAGGTCGAGGTGGTACGGCTGACCGCGGACGGCACCGGCACGCCGCTGGCCGCCATCGGCTCGTACGCCGAAACCCCGGTGATCACCGCCCGCCCGCGCTTCGTGACGGCCGGCGAGCGGGAGATCCCCTGCGCGGTGCTGCTGCCGACCGGGTACCGGGACGCCGACGGCCCGCTGCCGGTCCTCATGGACCCTTACGGAGGGCCGCACGGACAGCGTGTGGTGGCCGCGCACAACGCCCACCTCACCTCTCAGTGGTTCGCCGACCAGGGCTTCGCGGTGATCGTGGCGGACGGCCGGGGCACCCCGGGCCGCTCACCGGCCTGGGAGAAGGACATCTGCCGGGACGTGGCGGCCAAGGCCCTCCAGGACCAGATCGACGCGCTGCACGCACTGGCCGGCAGCTTCCCCTTGGACCTGGGCCGGGTCGGCATCCGCGGCTGGTCCTTCGGCGGGATGCTGGCCGGGCTGGCGGTGCTGCGCCGCCCCGACGTCTTCCACGCGGGTGTGGTGGGCGCGCCGGTCACCGACCAGCGGCTGTACGACACCCACTACACGGAGCGCTATTACGGCCACCCCGACCAGGACCCGGAGGTGTACCGCGTCAACTCCCTCGTGGACGACGGCGGTTTGGTGGAGGCCGCCGATCAGCACCGGCCGATGCTGATCATGCACGGGCTGGCCGACGACAACGTGGTCGCCGCGCACACCCTGCGGCTGTCCTCGGCGCTGCTGGCCGCGGGCCGCCCGCACGAGGTGCTGCCGCTGTCGGGCGTCACCCACATGACACCGCAGGAGCAGGTGGCGGAGAACCTCCTGCTGCTCCAAGTCGCGTTCCTCAAGCGGTCCTTGGGGATGTCCTGAGCGACCCCGCGGGACACCGGCGTACGGACCGCCGGACGAACCCGTGACCACCTGCCGGCCGGGACCCCGTGGAGGCGTCCCGGCCGGCTCACGGCACCCGCACGGCCGTACGCTGTCCAGCGTGTCGCGTCCGTATATCGGAGTTGCGACAGTCAAGTTACCGGGCTGTTAAGGAAGTTGGGCACGACATGTCGCCCATGACGCCCACCGTCCGCGCCTGTCAAGCACGCCGCCGCGTCAATCTGCGCAATCTTCGCTCAAGAAGCGATCCCGGTGAATGTCCGCACACGTCATCCCCTTGACTCCGCCATAAATCACTTGCGAAAGTCCGCTCAATCAGCGGTGCGACCGTGCGCCGCTCCACGTTCCAAGAGAACTAGGCGCGGGGGCACTTCGCGATGACTAGTCCATCCCAGGCCGCGGTGACCAAGACCGACACCCCAGGACTTGGACCGGAAAGTCTGATCAAGCAGAAGGACCGCAAGAGCGGCGAGCTGACCGGCCGCTCCCCCGGTCAACTGATGTGGCTCCGCTTCCGCAGGGACCGTACCGGGGTGACCTGCGCGGTCATCGTACTACTGTTTTTCGTCCTCGCCGCGCTCGCCCCGGTGATCTCCAAGCTGTACGGCAAGGACCCGTACACCCTGTACGGCAACGAGGACTTCAACCTGCTGGACGAGTTCGGCTACCCGATGGCACCCAACGGCGGCATCTCGGGCGACTTCTGGTTCGGCATCGAACCCTCCCTGGGCCGGGACGTGTTCACGCAGTTGCTGTACGGCATGCGCACCTCGCTGGGCATCTCGCTGGCCGTCACCATCCTGGTCGTCATCACCGGAACCGTCCTGGGTGTCACCGCCGGGTACCTGGGCGGCAAGGCGGACTACTGGCTCGGCCGGCTGATCGACTTCCTGCTCGCCTTCCCGAGCCAACTGACCTTCGTGGCCTTCATGCCCGTCGTCGTGGCCCTGTTCGTACCGCCCTCGGACGAGACCCCGACGTACGTCCGCGTGGTGGCGCTGATCATCGTCCAGTGGTTCCTGGGCTGGATGGGCCTGGCCCGGCTGCTGCGCGGACAGGTGCTCTCGCTGCGCGAGAGAGAGTTCGTCGAGGCGGCGAAGATCACCGGCGCGTCACCGTGGCGGATCATCCGCAAGGAGCTGCTGCCCAATGTGGTCACGCCCATCCTGGTGCAGAGCACGTACATGCTGCCGCTGTTCGTCACGGCGGAGGCCGGCCTGTCCTACCTGGGCGTCGGGATCATGGAGCCGACGCCCGACTGGGGCCGGATGTTCCACACGGCGGGCAGCGTCTACGAGAACGACCCGACCTACTTGTTCTTCCCCGGCGTGACGATGGTGATCTTCGTTCTCTGCTTCAACCTGCTCGGGGACTCGGTCCGGGACGCCTTCGACCCCAAGTCGGGGCGCTGACAGCTCACTTGAGGGGGACGGCTGCCACCCCCGCACCGGTCGCCCGCCGGATGCGTCAGGCAGCGCTCATGGACACCAACTGACAGGCAGGTGCTTTCCACGTCATGAACACCTTCTCCGCGCGCAGAGCGCGTGCCGTGGTCGTGGCCCTGGCGGCCGGATCGCTCGCGCTGACCGCCTGTTCCAGCGGCGGTGGTACCGGCAAGAACAAGGAGGGCGCGAACGACAAGGAGGCCGCCGCCCAGGCCAAGGCCGTTCCGCTGGCCAAGGCCGCCGACTCCAACGGCCCCGCGTTCACCGTAGCGGGCGCCAGGAACGGCGGCACCATCCGGGTCTACGCCCGGGACAGCTACAACCACCTGGACCCGGCACAGATGTACGTCAGTGACCAGGGCCTGCTCTCCCGGCTGATCTTCCGCGGGCTGACGACCTTCCGGACGGACGAGAGCGGCAAGAAGATGGTGGTGGGCGACCTGGCCACCGACGCCGGCCAGATGTCCGACGGCGGCCGGACCTGGAAGTACACGCTCAAGGAGGGCATCAAGTTCGAGGACGGCAAGCCGATCACCTCGGCCGACATCCGGCACAGCATCGAGCGGATGTACGCCAAGTTCATCACCGACGGCCCGATCTACGTCCAGCAGTGGCTCTCGGGCACCGGCACCGCCTACCGCAAGGCGCTGCCGGACGGCCCGTACAAGGGCCAGCACCTGCCCAGCTCCGTCCTGGACACCCCGGACGGCAAAACGGTGATCTTCCACTTCAAGCAGCCGCAGACCCAGCTCCCCTACGCGCTGACCATGGCCGGGTACAGCGTCGTACCCAACAGCGCCAAGGACACCAAGGACAAGTACGACGTGGCGCCGGTCTGCGCGGGCCCGTACAAGATCGCGTCATTCAAGGCCGGCAAGTCCATGAAGCTGGTGAGGAACACCAACTGGGACCCCAAGACCGACTCGATGCGCCACCAGTACGTCGACGGCTTCGACATCACCTTCAACCACCAGGCGTCGGACTCCACCAAGCGCCTGATGGCCGACCAGGGCGAGGCCAAGCACGCGATCAGCTTCACCAACTCCGTCGAGCCCACCCTGACCAAGCAGGTCCTGTCCGACCCCAGCGCCAGCAAGCGGCTCGTCCAGGGCTACCAGCCCTACGTCTGGCAGATGAACATGAACATGGACCG
Encoded proteins:
- a CDS encoding prolyl oligopeptidase family serine peptidase; this translates as MTGQLSFPRQHARTQRFSLGSPRGFAVSPDGRRVTFIRSRTGIDRANLLWVLDLDEGREFAVADPVTLLAGAAEELSPEERARRERTREGSAGVVNYAVDAAVELAAFTLSGRLFVSELRAGTTRELPVPGPVVDPRPSPDGRHVAYVSMGALRVVATDERPAEPDATPASSTPGSDAPGRGSPHGGTPGSGLAENRPSGGGQHRTATPAGHPLRDRVLAEPDGPGVTWGLAEFIAAEEMARHRGFWWSPDSDRLLAARVDESAVQRWWIADPARPDRRPSEITYPAAGTPNADVGLALLDLDGGRTDVVWDRERYPYLARVHWSAAGPPLLLVQTRDQREQRYLTVDTATGATSTLLVEQDPAWLELHPGVPAWTPDGRLVRIADEDGARKLFVDGRPLTAAPLHVRAVLDIGEQDVLFSASGRDNHDIGVYRACYRHVGDDGHGTVDEAGDEAGSHGRHTTPPAEAAKAAKAAEAAQGWERVAARPYPSVSSAVRAGEITVLSHLSAEHPRTEVEVVRLTADGTGTPLAAIGSYAETPVITARPRFVTAGEREIPCAVLLPTGYRDADGPLPVLMDPYGGPHGQRVVAAHNAHLTSQWFADQGFAVIVADGRGTPGRSPAWEKDICRDVAAKALQDQIDALHALAGSFPLDLGRVGIRGWSFGGMLAGLAVLRRPDVFHAGVVGAPVTDQRLYDTHYTERYYGHPDQDPEVYRVNSLVDDGGLVEAADQHRPMLIMHGLADDNVVAAHTLRLSSALLAAGRPHEVLPLSGVTHMTPQEQVAENLLLLQVAFLKRSLGMS
- a CDS encoding ABC transporter permease, encoding MTSPSQAAVTKTDTPGLGPESLIKQKDRKSGELTGRSPGQLMWLRFRRDRTGVTCAVIVLLFFVLAALAPVISKLYGKDPYTLYGNEDFNLLDEFGYPMAPNGGISGDFWFGIEPSLGRDVFTQLLYGMRTSLGISLAVTILVVITGTVLGVTAGYLGGKADYWLGRLIDFLLAFPSQLTFVAFMPVVVALFVPPSDETPTYVRVVALIIVQWFLGWMGLARLLRGQVLSLREREFVEAAKITGASPWRIIRKELLPNVVTPILVQSTYMLPLFVTAEAGLSYLGVGIMEPTPDWGRMFHTAGSVYENDPTYLFFPGVTMVIFVLCFNLLGDSVRDAFDPKSGR
- a CDS encoding ABC transporter substrate-binding protein, with amino-acid sequence MNTFSARRARAVVVALAAGSLALTACSSGGGTGKNKEGANDKEAAAQAKAVPLAKAADSNGPAFTVAGARNGGTIRVYARDSYNHLDPAQMYVSDQGLLSRLIFRGLTTFRTDESGKKMVVGDLATDAGQMSDGGRTWKYTLKEGIKFEDGKPITSADIRHSIERMYAKFITDGPIYVQQWLSGTGTAYRKALPDGPYKGQHLPSSVLDTPDGKTVIFHFKQPQTQLPYALTMAGYSVVPNSAKDTKDKYDVAPVCAGPYKIASFKAGKSMKLVRNTNWDPKTDSMRHQYVDGFDITFNHQASDSTKRLMADQGEAKHAISFTNSVEPTLTKQVLSDPSASKRLVQGYQPYVWQMNMNMDRIKDKRIRDAITYAMPNGQIVRVNGGSYGGEIAGGLLAPTVAGYKKGYDPYGKISHPNGEPDKAKELLKKAGKVGMKLVYAYSNTEIRQKESVVIEDALTKAGFDVQKKEIDSASWYEQMGKVDNGFDIYMTGWGQDWPDPSTVIPPSFDGTQIQDGASNYSHLNDPHVNAEIKRIQQITDVNKTIPEWQKLHQYIVEKINPAVPVFYTKMLQLYGSDVGGTRYSDDVNYLDPTTLYLKK